In Strix aluco isolate bStrAlu1 chromosome Z, bStrAlu1.hap1, whole genome shotgun sequence, the sequence ACATTTGAATAAACACAGGGCAGAAAAATACAGTGCTGGTTGAGCAAATATGAAACATTGTATAAGCTACTGTCAAGCTTCTGTGAGATATAATGTGGTGCAGCTCACACAGGTACAGCCCAGGACAGGGTAAGACAGGAGACCCAGTACTTTCAGGACTCCTGGCCAGTCAAAATCAAAACTGTCTCCTCTATGTTGAAGATACGAGGCTCAAGCACCCTATTGAAAGTACCTGTGAAGAGCATCCCCTTCAGAGCTGCAGGGAATGTCTACAGTAGAAAGAGCTGGCGCCTTCCTCATCCCAACAAATGTGATTCCCTCTTTTTTGCATAAATGACCTACAGCATCTAGACCCAAGAAGTATATTTGGAAGTTTTATGGCATTGACTACAGAAGTCCTACAGCTTCCCCAGACTGCAATGAAATAGAGACCACAGTAGCTAGGAAAAAACCTTCTTATAGGGCATGGCAGAAAATTCTCATAATGATTCTTACCCATACATAACCCACCTCATTGAATATCTCCCAACAATTCTTGCAATAAACTCATTATTACAATAAAGATTTGAGCTTGAGCCTATTTTTTGAATGGTCCCATGTTCTGAATTGCTCACTGTGTGCAATGGAGACTTTACAACACACCTAGGCAAGGTCTGTTTAATTACATAATTAGTAATGTTCCAAATAAGGTAGAATTTATAGACAAGTCAAGTTCTGATTATGGAGTTTGCTATGCCCTGGAGAAAACTAGTGGGTATACTCTCCAAGAGAAAATCCATAGGCCAATTCTATGTTTTGCATTGGAGGTAACAATATTTAGGCCTAAAATTTGTTGGTAGCAAGCATTTCTGAATTTTAGATGTCTAATTATATCTGGAAAACCGAGTATAGGTGTTCCTGCATAGCTTTAAGCACTGACCCTTTTGAAAATCAGTCAGTAAAAATTGCTGGAAGAGAGAGCAAATAACAGTAAAGGAATCAGAGTACAACTGAACCTGCAAAGGAGATTTCTTGTATGCCTATGCCCTTTTTTAATATTATAGAATCTTgatttctttaatttaatttaataagtGAATTtaatatgaaatgaaatgaaatgaaatgaaatgaaatgaaattaaattaaattaaattaaaaactaaaaggaCCATTAAAAATGTCAAGGCAGTTGAATAATGTGTTAAAGACAGAAAGAGACCAAAatccagagaagaaaatgtgtgattcagaaagaagtatatttttccttcaaactttTAACAGGGGGTTATGAACaatggttttgttctttgttggggtttttttaaagacaaacaaataCAGGTCTCATTCATAAATTACCAAAGTGTGCAAACCATTGCAAACTGTAGCATACAACAAATGCAAAAGTTCAGTATGCACTCCAGAGATTACAGTGGCAAAGGAACGGTGCAGGAAGTTTTTGTTTCCTTCCATAAAGTAGGTTTAAGATTATAAATTAATCTCAGAAGAGATTATGAGTATCTTGAAGAGTTAATGAGTATCTTAAAACTGCCTGCTTCCCTTAATTGTTCAAAGGCCAATTGATCCTGAAGTGTATAAAATACCAATGCATGAAGATGAGAAGCACAGCTGAGACAGCAAGCAAATAAAGAGCAGACAGGAACCAAGTGCTGTGTCTGCTGGGAAAGATGCTAAAAGGTGCTTTTACCTTCATTCGCCTTTTTGTGCTCTTGCTTGGTTTCTCCACTATTTGTTTGGGAGTCCTTTGCATTTCCACAAGTTCCCCGACATGCAGATGTGGAAATAACAAGCTGGTGTTTTATTGCCTGTTAGCTTTGGGGTTCTTTCTCCTTGTTGCTGGCATTTTCTGGAGCACTTTCCATGAAGTCTTGAAATACAGGGGCCTCAGCAGCATCCTCATTCAAAATCCCAGCTGTAGAGAGCTACGTGTCAGCACCGTAGACAGGTATGTGTTGCAGACTGCTGCCGATGAATTGAGAGGGAGGGATGCTGTTTTGTAAACATACTGTGAGAAGAAAGAAGCCATACAAGGTTTTTACAAATCAAAAAATAAGAAGCCATTTTATTATACTTCTGTGTAGAGAACCGTAGCCTGAAATTTGATTTACTAGAGCAAGCAGGAAAGTGCAAACAgcaatttgagaaaaaaaatatgcaaggtAAGATATACTACAGGAAACATGGCAGGCTGCACAGAGTAGTCCAAAGCCATGTATGGAGGGAGCAGGTGCAACTACACCAACTTCATGGAGCTCCTGGAGCAGCATCATTAGTTCTGTCTCAACAGACAATTCCAGATGTGTTGCTGTGGGATATGTGCTCATATTACTTGTTACCAATGAGGTATGCAAAGAGCTTTACCTCCCGATATGGTCCCTGATAAAGTTTTCTTGTGTAGTTGTCCTTACTATTTCTGAGCAAAGTCTGACACTTTCAGAGAGAAAGTTTCTTAAACCAATTGGCACTAGGCCTGACAAAAGTCTTTAACAGGATCACTGGATACAGATTACTTTTCCCAGACTGTTGTGGAAACAACACAAGAAACACCGACTATGCGTGCTCTAAAAGCACTATAAAAACAACATTCAGCAAATTTTGGTTAGATAGATAAGCAGAAacacacaaaatgtattttaaaactgtggGAAAACAATATCATATTCATATATAACTCACTAACCTGCTTTGGACAGtgatctctttcttcttccaaatCAAACTTTTCTTGGGCACTTATAGAAATACTCACAAACATGATCGTTTGTATGCTATGGGTGGGAAAGCTCATCTTTTTAGAATgctgtgttttaataaaatattttgcagaaagatACAGGTAATGATCCCAGCTATGCCAGctgttttatattaatatatttcattGATCTAGACCTGCTTGGTTTTCCATTTACAGTTTAAGCCTCATCTAAACTTTGGAAACGTAACAGTCAAAGAATCTAACCACACTCTCTGTGATATATCACATTTTGCCAtgatgtgtttggttttttttcaggccTGACTTCTATCCCCCCTCCTATGAAGACAGCACAGATCCTGAAAAACAGAACTCCCCACTGCCAGTTGCCTACACACTAAATCATCAAGAAGTCATCAATATCCCCCTGCCGCCCTATAGCAAAAGCAGTGCAGAGTTCATCAGTGAAACTAGCGAGCAGGAACAGCCACCACCATATGAATTATCTGTGGGGCagctacagcagcagcaaacagctgACCAAGACTCAGACCCTGGAGCGGAGTTAAATTCTCCTCCATCCATACAAGAAAACAGTTACCAACAGGATACAGACTGCCAGGGGACCTCAGAAAGAGCAACCCCTGCCAGAACATCTGAGATAGGCAGTGGGTAGAATCCTGCATTCATGAAGCGGGGAAAATTGGAAGAAGCATT encodes:
- the TMEM252 gene encoding transmembrane protein 252, producing the protein MLKGAFTFIRLFVLLLGFSTICLGVLCISTSSPTCRCGNNKLVFYCLLALGFFLLVAGIFWSTFHEVLKYRGLSSILIQNPSCRELRVSTVDRPDFYPPSYEDSTDPEKQNSPLPVAYTLNHQEVINIPLPPYSKSSAEFISETSEQEQPPPYELSVGQLQQQQTADQDSDPGAELNSPPSIQENSYQQDTDCQGTSERATPARTSEIGSG